A single window of Lutzomyia longipalpis isolate SR_M1_2022 chromosome 1, ASM2433408v1 DNA harbors:
- the LOC129795884 gene encoding L-dopachrome tautomerase yellow-f2-like: MIVYLNNSYVGPYKYNDAENTIIVSSGYHPASELMIVTFLRVRPGVPLAVGAFCMKDNTPGSIAKIWGFPNTESNTLRASDFDFENEEDTEDIQRIISVYHITIDEKCNRVFFVDTGMLNYKDNESFDIQKSALWVLGLPENGCETRNFPLIRRIEMPEGITKKGKDGFMHVVLDYQTSGECDDLFLYITNTFFSYLVVYDYKNDEFWTINHEAFQPNENELVGNRGANHQSLKTIIDEKSGIMFYAEVQSNQIRCWNIHKLLNPDNIEVIYEAEEEFDFVAQMFIDSKGFLWFESTKIPIVYASDLPLDLTHSNNKIFRVNINDAIKGTICENN; encoded by the exons ATGATAGTCTACCTAA ATAATTCATATGTGGGTCCCTATAAATACAATGATGCCGAAAATACAATAATTGTGAGTTCAGGATACCATCCTGCGAGTGAATTAATGATTGTTACCTTTCTGAGAGTAAGGCCAGGTGTACCCTTAGCCGTAGGAGCATTCTGTATGAAGGATAACACACCAGGATCAATTGCCAAAATTTGGGGCTTTCCTAATACGGAATCCAACACCTTGAGAGCTTCGGATTTTGATTTTGAGAATGAAGAAGATACTGAAGACATTCAGAGAATAATCTCCGTCTATCACATTACAATCGATGAGAAATGCAATAGAGTTTTCTTCGTGGACACAGGTATGCTGAACTACAAGGACAATGAGAGCTTTGATATACAAAAGTCGGCTCTTTGGGTTCTTGGACTCCCTGAAAATGGATGCGAGACTCGGAATTTCCCACTTATTCGTCGAATTGAAATGCCAGAGGGTATTacgaaaaaaggaaaagatggATTTATGCATGTTGTTCTTGACTACCAAACTAGTGGTGAATGTGATGATCTCTTTCTCTACATCACAAATACTTTCTTCAGCTATTTGGTGGTTTATGACTACAAGAATGATGAATTCTGGACAATTAATCATGAAGCATTCCAaccaaatgaaaatgaa ctTGTTGGGAATCGCGGAGCAAATCATCAATCCCTAAAAACCATCATTGATGAAAAATCAGGCATTATGTTCTACGCTGAAGTCCAATCTAATCAAATTCGTTGTTGGAACATCCACAAACTCCTAAATCCCGACAATATTGAGGTAATTTATGAAgctgaagaagaatttgattttgttGCTCAAATGTTTATCGACTCAAAAGGATTTCTCTGGTTCGAATCAACCAAAATTCCGATTGTCTATGCCTCAGACCTACCCCTCGATCTAACTCATagcaataataaaatatttcgtgTGAATATCAATGATGCCATTAAAGGTACAAtctgtgaaaataattaa
- the LOC129788116 gene encoding L-dopachrome tautomerase yellow-f-like, with protein MNLILFLIVVCFSTGYSIEYVEELYKWKIIQYENPPQSENSSIGPYPYYVPEFNSIVQMGYHPQSGLMIVTVPRMRPGVPITLGAFCVQGNPVGSSPKIWGFPNYEVNTLEASDYQSSPSARKWWMNETSYERRYNAYYRPLWQNFNQYTKPNLRIISTYTVNIDEKCNRAFTLDWGYLVFPEIGTFMIQKPAILVFDVPLDGCKTRNFKLIRRIELPDFIINDGTIGFMYMTLDQQQSSNCDDLFIYMGDMFAHILAVYDYKKDEFWAFRNQPSFLPEKAESNLVDDDFKFYLEMGIVHLALSYPDKYGDSLAYYLSCSSAAFYSVPTKVLKDKKNVYRKHIGDEFQWVGYRGCHSQTSAMAVDYTYGVVFFAEPNSSRIRCWNMRKPFKQDNMGVVYQSPTPMYVMIVFVDSQGYLWFNKTRIGLIFMSGLPLNIHKVHSAFYRVKVSEAIKGTICENNYFPRNYWLH; from the exons atgaatttgattcTCTTCTTAATAGTTGTGTGCTTTAGCACGGGATATTCTATTGAATATGTTGAAGAACTttacaaatggaaaattattcagtACGAAAATCCACCACAATCAG aaaattcttcaataggACCGTACCCGTACTATGTGCCAGAATTCAATAGTATTGTACAAATGGGATATCATCCTCAGAGTGGACTCATGATTGTTACAGTGCCACGAATGCGACCAGGTGTGCCAATAACTTTGGGAGCCTTCTGTGTGCAAGGCAATCCGGTTGGATCAAGCCCTAAAATTTGGGGATTTCCCAACTATGAAGTGAATACGTTGGAAGCATCAGACTACCAGAGCTCCCCCTCTGCAAGGAAATGGTGGATGAATGAAACATCCTACGAGAGACGCTACAATGCTTACTACAGACCACTATGGCAGAATTTCAATCAATACACTAAACCAAATTTAAGGATAATTTCAACGTACACTGTTAACATTGATGAAAAGTGCAATAGAGCCTTCACCCTTGACTGGGGTTACTTGGTTTTTCCAGAAATTGGAACATTTATGATTCAAAAGCCCGCAATTCTTGTCTTTGATGTCCCCCTAGATGGTTGTAAGACGCGCAATTTCAAGCTAATCCGTCGAATTGAATTACCAGACTTTATAATAAACGACGGAACTATTGGATTCATGTATATGACCCTTGACCAGCAGCAATCTAGCAATTGCGATGATCTCTTCATCTACATGGGAGATATGTTTGCCCACATTCTCGCAGTGTATGACTACAAAAAGGACGAATTTTGGGCCTTTCGCAATCAACCATCTTTTCTCCCCGAGAAAGCTGAATCAAATTTAGTCGatgatgattttaaattttacctAGAAATGGGAATAGTTCATCTAGCCCTAAGCTATCCAGATAAATACGGAGATAGCTTAGCGTACTACTTGTCTTGCTCAAGTGCTGCTTTTTACTCTGTACCCACAAAAGTcctaaaagacaaaaagaacGTCTACAGGAAGCACATTGGTGATGAATTTCAGTGGGTTGGCTACCGCGGGTGCCATAGTCAAACATCCGCAATGGCCGTTGACTACACGTATGGTGTAGTATTTTTTGCAGAACCAAATTCAAGTAGAATTCGATGCTGGAACATGCGGAAACCCTTCAAACAGGACAATATGGGGGTTGTTTATCAATCTCCAACACCAATGTACGTAATGATAGTTTTTGTGGATTCTCAAGGATACCTTTGGTTCAATAAAACACGCATTGGATTAATATTCATGTCTGGACTCCCTCTGAATATCCATAAAGTTCATTCAGCCTTCTATAGGGTTAAAGTTTCAGAGGCAATTAAAGGAACAATTTGtgagaataattattttcccaGAAACTATTGGCTGCATTAA
- the LOC129788106 gene encoding L-dopachrome tautomerase yellow-f2-like — MKMNKLIFQAICCIVFGLSAVYVQAEIAFKWNKIEFESLPQSPDTLVGPDRYYIPENIDIVGLGLHSASGLMFAVLARIRPGVPATIAAFCLSEHKIGSSPKLWAFPNFVIQTLRTSDFYGQSFRSNARRFTKKPIYNQGINFYDWNSQYGGNYPSHHYLYQKPIYSDPSTLYSQATARDFRIISTYQVVVDEKCNRAFFLDTGMVLYANVSSIIQNPALVVYDLPVDGCETRNFRLIRRIEFPDKLAKMGPFSYYYMTLDFQSNQCDDLFIYIGNFFEYFLVVLDYKKNEFWYFNDNPTFRAVTAESHFIYDKTLNFVMESGIYSVFLDYPDKSGDRTAYYVDGGSTVQYAVSTKVLKNKKKSPQNYNKNDFKLIGHRGCNTQTAATVVDYTYGVVFYAELQSKRITCWNMRKPLNPDNIGVVFESEKLSFPFSIIIDSSGYLWFNSGNLVYLYFTTKGIDINKTNMYYFRIKVSDAIRGTVCEY, encoded by the exons atgaaaatgaataaattaatttttcaagcaaTATGTTGCATAGTATTTGGATTAAGTGCTGTGTATGTCCAAGCTGAGATTGCCtttaaatggaataaaattgagtTTGAAAGTTTACCTCAATCGC CGGATACTCTGGTAGGTCCAGATCGATACTACATCCCTGAGAATATTGACATAGTTGGGTTGGGACTCCATTCTGCTAGTGGATTAATGTTTGCCGTATTAGCTCGCATTAGGCCAGGAGTTCCAGCAACAATAGCTGCTTTCTGTTTGAGTGAGCATAAAATAGGGTCAAGTCCTAAATTATGGGCTTTTCcaaattttgtaattcaaaCCTTGAGAACTTCGGATTTCTACGGTCAGAGCTTTAGAAGCAACGCTAGAAGATTTACCAAGAAACCCATTTACAATCAAGGGATAAACTTCTACGATTGGAACTCTCAATACGGAGGAAACTACCCAAGTCATCACTATCTGTATCAGAAGCCAATTTATTCCGATCCTTCAACTCTCTATTCACAAGCAACTGCAAGAGATTTCAGAATAATTTCAACGTACCAAGTTGTAGTGGATGAAAAATGTAATAGAGCCTTCTTCCTAGACACAGGCATGGTACTCTATGCAAATGTTTCATCAATTATACAAAATCCAGCTCTTGTGGTCTATGACCTCCCTGTGGATGGATGTGAAACGCGAAACTTCCGCCTAATTCGTAGAATTGAATTTCCGGATAAACTCGCGAAAATGGGTCCATTTTCCTACTACTACATGACCCTTGATTTCCAATCAAATCAATGCGATGATTTATTCATCTATATTGGGAACTTCTTTGAATACTTCCTCGTAGTTTTGGATTacaaaaagaatgaattttggTACTTTAATGACAATCCAACATTCAGGGCTGTTACAGCTGAATCTCACTTTATCTACGataaaactttgaattttgtaatgGAATCGGGAATTTATTCTGTCTTCCTTGACTACCCGGACAAGAGTGGAGATCGGACAGCTTACTACGTAGACGGAGGGAGTACAGTACAGTATGCAGTTTCTACGAAAGTACtcaagaataagaaaaaatcccctcaaaattacaataaaaatgatttcaaaCTAATCGGACATCGTGGGTGTAACACCCAGACAGCAGCTACAGTTGTAGACTACACGTATGGGGTAGTTTTTTACGCTGAACTCCAATCAAAGAGAATTACTTGCTGGAATATGCGCAAACCCCTCAATCCCGATAATATTGGGGTTGTTTTTGAGAgtgaaaaattgagttttcccTTCTCAATTATTATTGATTCAAGTGGATACCTCTGGTTCAATTCTGGAAATCTTGTCTACCTCTACTTCACTACGAAAGGAATTGATATTAATAAAACGAATATGTACTACTTTAGGATTAAAGTTAGTGATGCAATTAGGGGTACTGTTTGTGAGTATTAA
- the LOC129788103 gene encoding L-dopachrome tautomerase yellow-f2-like has translation MKRVFFHLILCLITIGYKSCSYAGYMKEQVEVAFKWNRVEFVSLPQPADSWVGPYRYFIPENNDIVGLGYHPASGLMVVTLERLRLGVPATIAAFCVKEYRFGSNPKFWAFPNFEIQAMRASDFTSQSRGLSKKSFNQGKNIYNWNSYYEGIYNGSYHNLYQKPINNYKPTYLEPAILAQDPSSNDFRIISVYEVMMDEKCNRAFFLDAGMVQYDNVSTIIQKPAILVYDLPYNGCQTRNFQLIRRVEFPDDLATMSPYSNFHMTLDFQSNQCDDLYIYVANFFGHLIVVYDYKRNDFWYFTGHPSFQPVASESYIVYDETLDFLLPVGIYTIALGYRDKNGDRPAYYVAGASTAQYVVSTKILKDKRKSPTNYNANVFKIKGYRGCFSQASKMAVDYTYGVVFYAELQSRRISCWNVNKPLNPDNIGVIYESDEPFFPLAMFIDSHGYLWFSSGRVVYLFFTSWPIDLNENNFNFYRIKVSDAIKGTICEE, from the exons ATGAAAAGAgtattctttcatttaattttgtgtttgATAACAATTGGATATAAATCATGTAGTTATGCAGGATACATGAAAGAGCAAGTTGAGGTTGCTTTTAAGTGGAATAGAGTTGAATTTGTAAGTTTACCTCAACCAG CTGATTCCTGGGTTGGTCCCTACAGATATTTTATCCCGGAAAATAATGATATTGTTGGGTTAGGATATCATCCAGCTAGTGGATTAATGGTCGTTACATTAGAACGTCTAAGACTAGGTGTTCCAGCGACAATAGCAGCCTTTTGTGTGAAGGAGTACAGATTTGGATCAAATCCTAAATTCTGGGCTTTTCCAAACTTTGAAATTCAAGCCATGAGAGCATCAGATTTTACCAGTCAAAGTAGAGGATTGTCCAAGAAATCATTCAATCAAGGAAAGAATATATACAATTGGAACTCATACTACGAAGGAATCTACAACGGAAGTTATCATAATCTATATCAGAAACCAATTAATAATTACAAACCAACCTATCTAGAACCAGCAATACTTGCCCAAGATCCCTCTTCAAATGATTTTCGAATTATTTCAGTTTATGAGGTGATGATGGATGAAAAGTGCAACAGAGCTTTCTTTCTAGACGCCGGCATGGTACAGTATGATAATGTTTCAACAATTATTCAAAAGCCTGCAATTCTAGTCTATGATCTCCCCTACAATGGCTGCCAAACAAGGAACTTCCAACTAATTCGTCGTGTTGAATTTCCCGATGATTTAGCAACAATGAGTCCTTACTCCAACTTCCATATGACCCttgattttcaatcaaacCAATGCGATGATCTCTACATCTACGTTGCTAACTTTTTCGGGCATTTAATCGTAGTTTATgattacaaaagaaatgacTTTTGGTACTTTACGGGTCATCCGTCTTTTCAACCAGTTGCGTCAGAATCCTACATTGTCTACGATGAGACTTTGGATTTCCTTCTACCCGTAGGAATTTACACCATAGCTCTGGGATATCGGGACAAGAATGGAGATCGTCCAGCTTACTATGTAGCAGGAGCAAGTACAGCCCAATACGTAGTGTCTACCAAAATCCTCAAGGATAAGAGGAAGTCTCCTACAAACTACAATgcaaatgtttttaaaattaagggCTACCGTGGATGCTTCAGTCAAGCTTCAAAAATGGCCGTAGACTACACCTATGGGGTTGTTTTCTACGCAGAACTCCAATCTAGGCGGATTAGCTGTTGGAATGTGAATAAACCCCTCAATCCGGACAATATTGGGGTGATTTATGAGTCAGACGAACCATTCTTCCCCCTTGCAATGTTCATTGACTCTCACGGGTATCTCTGGTTTAGTTCCGGGCGGGTAGTTTACCTCTTCTTCACATCCTGGCCCATTGATTtaaatgagaataattttaatttttaccgCATAAAAGTTTCAGATGCAATTAAGGGGACTATTTGTGAAGAATGA
- the LOC129795952 gene encoding L-dopachrome tautomerase yellow-f2-like has protein sequence MGGSAGCADDNAVVFQWNQVEYENLPQPADSLVGPYQYFIPENNDIVGLGYHPASGLMFAVLDRLRPGIPASIAAFCINGLKIGSSPKFWAFPNFEIQALRAEDFEGKSRQVEEILQLNDSSTNQGPINYIWPQPIRPIYATPPKPPTPITPIPVDNSSDFRIISTFEVVVDEKCNRALFVDAGMVEYYNVSFVIQKPALVIYDLPFDGCENRTFQAIRRVEFPNNLATMNPFTNFHMTLDYQSSDCDDLYIYIANFCGHFLVVYDYKTNEFWYYTGHPSFQPIAAESYIVYDETLDFILQAGIYSVALSFPDRYGNRIAYYIAGASTAQYAVSTKVLKNRTKSPRNYHPNDFRIYGYRGSNTQTSRMVFDYTNRVIFYAELQSRRVSCWNVNKPLNPDNIGVVFETDQPFFPLSMFIDSRGYLWFSTGRLPYMYFTNNPIDLSKTNFYFFRIKIRDVINGTVCENTNQL, from the exons ATGGGGGGGAG TGCAGGGTGCGCAGATGACAATGCTGTAGTTTTCCAATGGAATCAAGTTGAATATGAGAATCTTCCACAACCAg ctGATTCTCTGGTTGGACCCTATCAGTACTTTATTCCTGAGAATAATGATATTGTCGGATTGGGATATCATCCAGCTAGTGGATTAATGTTTGCTGTCTTAGATCGTTTAAGGCCAGGGATTCCTGCATCAATAGCTGCCTTCTGTATTAATGGACTGAAGATTGGATCAAGTCCTAAATTCTGGGCTTTCCCTAACTTTGAAATTCAAGCCCTGAGGGCGGAAGATTTTGAGGGGAAAAGTCGACAAGTTGAAGagattttgcaattgaatGACTCCTCAACAAATCAAGGACCTATCAATTATATTTGGCCACAGCCAATTCGTCCTATCTATGCAACACCTCCAAAGCCCCCAACACCCATAACTCCAATCCCCGTGGACAATTCGAGtgattttagaataatatCCACGTTTGAAGTAGTTGTGGATGAAAAATGTAATCGAGCATTATTTGTGGATGCCGGAATGGTGGAATATTATAATGTTTCATTCGTCATCCAGAAGCCAGCTCTCGTGATTTATGATCTTCCATTTGATGGATGTGAAAACAGAACTTTCCAAGCAATTCGTCGAGTTGAATTTCCCAATAATTTAGCAACAATGAATCCTTTTACAAACTTCCACATGACTTTGGATTATCAATCAAGCGATTGTGATGATCTCTACATCTACATTGCAAACTTTTGCGGGCATTTCCTCGTAGTTTATGATTATAAAACTAATGAATTTTGGTACTATACGGGTCATCCGTCTTTTCAACCAATTGCAGCTGAATCCTACATTGTCTACGATGAGAcacttgattttattttacaagcTGGAATTTATTCCGTAGCTTTGAGCTTTCCGGATAGGTATGGGAATCGTATAGCGTACTACATAGCTGGGGCAAGTACAGCCCAATATGCCGTATCAACGAAAGTTCTGAAGAATCGTACAAAATCCCCGAGAAATTATCATCCAAATGACTTTAGGATCTACGGGTATCGAGGATCCAACACACAAACTTCAAGGATGGTCTTTGACTATACAAATCGCGTGATATTCTACGCTGAACTTCAATCGAGGAGAGTTAGTTGCTGGAACGTGAATAAACCCCTCAATCCTGACAATATTGGGGTTGTTTTTGAAACTGATCAACCCTTCTTCCCGCTCTCGATGTTCATTGATTCACGTGGATACCTCTGGTTTAGCACCGGAAGATTACCTTACATGTACTTCACTAATAATCCAATTGATTTGAGCAAGACGAATTTCTATTTCTTCCGGATCAAAATTAGGGATGTTATTAATGGGACTGTGTGTGAAAATACTAACCAATTGTAA
- the LOC129788113 gene encoding L-dopachrome tautomerase yellow-f2-like — protein MKYFIFIPFIFLLNSVHPKSHVEEVYKWKKVEFESLPQPEDSYVGPYKYYAPENSDVMGMGYHPASGLMIVILGRLRPGSPATIAAFCANEYKFGSSPKFWAFPNFEIQALRASDFDQRAGRSKKKHKETINYQHYVQYAPSKPIYPIPNWPTYETATKSPSTGSNFRIISAYQVEIDYKCNRAYFVDVGHLNYFLRGFINIQKPSILVYDLPEDGCKTRNFQLIRRVEMPDSVAARNPFGIVYITLDKQSSDCDDLYLYINNFDTYTIVYDYKRDDFWHFTGHPSFEPVVAESFYVYEDALYSQVVEGLMSYALGYADANGDRTAYYITGASTAQYEVSTKILKDKSKAPMNYEEDDFRIMGYRGCFSQAGKMAVDYTYGVVFYAERQSNRIRCWNMKKLLNPDNIGVVFDSFFVQYPFSLFIDPEGYLWFNNSRLPILAFTNMTLDLNTINNRFFRVKISDAIRGTVCEND, from the exons atgaagtattttatttttattccttttattttcctcCTAAATTCTGTGCATCCCAAAAGCCATGTCGAGGAAGTTTACAAGTGGAAGAAGGTTGAATTTGAGAGCCTTCCACAGCCAG AGGATTCCTACGTCGGTCCCTACAAGTACTATGCTCCGGAGAATAGTGATGTGATGGGAATGGGCTATCATCCAGCTAGTGGATTAATGATTGTGATTTTGGGACGTCTCAGACCCGGAAGTCCAGCCACAATTGCAGCTTTCTGTGCCAATGAATACAAATTTGGGTCAAGTCCTAAATTTTGGGCTTTCCCAAACTTTGAAATTCAAGCCCTGAGAGCGTCAGACTTTGACCAACGTGCTGGACGATCAAAGAAGAAGCACAAGGAGACCATTAATTACCAACACTATGTACAGTATGCCCCATCAAAACCAATTTATCCAATACCAAATTGGCCAACATATGAGACTGCAACAAAATCTCCAAGCACCGGGAGCAACTTTAGAATCATTTCAGCTTATCAAGTTGAGATTGATTATAAATGCAACAGAGCCTATTTTGTGGATGTTGGTCACCTGAATTACTTCCTAAGAGGattcataaatattcagaaaCCCTCTATTTTAGTCTATGATCTACCTGAGGATGGCTGTAAGACGAGAAACTTCCAATTGATTCGAAGAGTTGAAATGCCAGACAGTGTAGCTGCACGAAATCCTTTTGGGATAGTCTATATAACTCTAGATAAGCAATCTAGCGATTGTGATGACCTATATCTCTACATCAACAACTTTGACACCTACACCATTGTCTATGACTACAAAAGAGATGATTTCTGGCATTTTACTGGGCATCCATCATTCGAACCCGTTGTTGCTGAATCATTCTACGTCTACGAAGATGCGCTCTACTCTCAAGTGGTGGAAGGATTAATGTCCTACGCTCTAGGCTATGCTGATGCAAATGGAGATAGGACAGCGTACTACATCACAGGAGCTAGTACAGCTCAATATGAAGTCTCCACGaagattttaaaagataaaagcaAAGCCCCGATGAATTATGAAGAAGATGATTTTAGGATAATGGGATATCGAGGATGCTTCAGCCAAGCTGGCAAGATGGCTGTAGATTATACGTATGGGGTTGTTTTCTACGCAGAACGACAATCAAATAGGATCAGATGCTGGAATATGAAGAAGCTCCTCAATCCGGACAATATTGGGGTTGTTTTTGACTCCTTCTTCGTTCAATATCCCTTCTCACTCTTCATTGATCCCGAAGGATATCTCTGGTTCAACAACTCTAGGCTACCTATTCTTGCTTTCACCAATATGACTCTGGATTTAAATACGATTAATAATAGATTTTTCCGTGTTAAGATTAGTGATGCAATACGAGGGACAGTTTGTGAGAatgattga
- the LOC129788092 gene encoding uncharacterized protein LOC129788092: MRVFIEIVGIFIFSSIVFCGAEVEEIYSWNYVEYEGLPKPENSYVAPDESYYISGNTNIEGIGYQASTGLFIVTVARTKRGIPSTVNAFCGSDYKKGSNTPKVKGFPNYQINELKAEYFEGKKHSSVSEESEKETKETKETNEAKEDKKEEEAAKEKKDVEEAKVVEQEFYVKSGTKSEISKDDQIKKTEEEVIKSDDTEKEQEEEQTLEGKSNKKKEQKPENEETEEAQGAPHNSEESTRKKGSYYVNKPSSNYDYHNTKPTHGSYTKPQYTHLTSKPHISHTKPDYQSSGSYYYKPQNKPSYSHITTKPHKNKYGSLSQIHVVHSGNSQGYKRVPDIPLPYRVSESDEPTRPEEEFPVKETGNFVSVHHPVVDDVCNRVWFVDTGVLNYQEGKIEIQIPSLWIIDLPRVKCGKGPYNIHRHFKIPKSVVADGSGLRTVALDYTNTGACNDVFAYFPNSFTGEINVYDYKNNKAWSFHDHYSFFPVISTSTYTLQGEEFTDEMGVSSVTLGWRDERSFRTAYYISPTSTVQFGVITRILKQEKLAPTNYTLDAFHSIGNRGCGTQTFAHVFDARNGVIFYGDRNGLSLRCWNVRKPPTPDYIDVVYQDENFAFINEIFIDEAGFLWALSNRNPFFFKNGFDTSQVNVRLYRVHVNKAIESTLCANDENEYKEEGIFDYYKTAEDFIAGL; the protein is encoded by the exons ATGAGAGTTTTCATAGAAATTGTTGGGATTTTTATATTCTCATCTATTGTATTTTGTGGTGCAGAAgtggaagaaatttattcatggAATTATGTAGAGTACGAGGGCCTCCCTAAACCAG AGAACTCCTACGTGGCTCCTGATGAATCTTACTACATCTCTGGGAATACCAACATTGAAGGCATTGGTTACCAAGCTTCCACTGGATTATTTATTGTAACTGTGGCAAGAACAAAGCGTGGTATTCCATCCACTGTAAATGCTTTCTGTGGAAGTGACTACAAGAAGGGTAGTAACACCCCTAAAGTTAAGGGCTTCCCCAACTACCAAATAAATGAGCTAAAAGCTGAATATTTTGAGGGCAAAAAGCATTCCTCAGTGAGTgaagaaagtgaaaaagaaacgaaagaaACGAAAGAAACGAATGAAGCAAAAGAAGACAAGAAAGAGGAAGAAGCTgcgaaggagaaaaaagaCGTGGAGGAGGCAAAAGTAGTCGAGcaagaattttatgtaaaaagtGGCACAAAAAGCGAGATTTCGAAAGATGACCAAATTAAAAAGACTGAAGAGGAAGTCATAAAATCCGACGATACTGAGAaagaacaagaagaagaacaaaCTCTTGAGGGCAAATCTAACAagaagaaagaacaaaaaccGGAAAATGAAGAAACCGAAGAAGCTCAAGGGGCTCCTCATAACTCTGAGGAGAGTACACGAAAGAAGGGAAGCTATTATGTGAATAAGCCTAGTAGTAACTATGACTACCACAACACCAAGCCAACCCATGGAAGCTACACAAAACCTCAATATACACACTTAACATCTAAGCCCCATATTTCACACACTAAGCCAGACTATCAATCTTCCGGTTCTTACTATTATAAGCCACAGAATAAACCAAGTTACTCGCATATAACTACAAAGCCTCATAAAAATAAGTACGGCTCCTTGTCGCAAATTCACGTTGTTCATTCTGGTAATTCTCAAGGCTATAAAAGAGTCCCAGACATTCCTCTTCCTTATAGAGTATCTGAGTCAGACGAGCCAACAAGGCCTGAGGAAGAATTCCCCGTTAAAGAGACAGGAAACTTTGTATCAGTTCATCATCCAGTCGTAGACGACGTCTGCAATCGTGTCTGGTTTGTGGATACAGGTGTGCTGAACTATCAAGAAGGAAAGATTGAAATCCAAATACCTTCCCTTTGGATCATCGATTTACCACGTGTTAAATGTGGCAAAGGACCCTATAATATTCACAGACACTTTAAAATCCCAAAGAGTGTTGTAGCTGATGGTAGTGGTCTTAGAACTGTGGCTTTGGACTACACAAATACCGGCGCATGTAACGACGTCTTTGCCTACTTCCCTAACAGCTTCACAGGAGAGATAAATGTGTATGACTACAAGAACAACAAAGCATGGTCATTCCACGATCACTATTCCTTCTTCCCAGTTATCAGTACCAGCACCTACACACTCCAAGGGGAAGAATTTACTGATGAGATGGGAGTATCTTCAGTAACTCTTGGGTGGAGAGATGAACGTAGCTTCCGTACAGCTTATTACATTTCACCCACATCCACCGTCCAATTTGGCGTTATAACCAGAATTCTAAAGCAAGAGAAGCTAGCTCCTACAAACTACACCCTTGATGCATTCCATTCAATAGGGAATCGTGGTTGTGGAACGCAGACTTTTGCGCATGTTTTCGATGCAAGAAACGGAGTAATTTTCTACGGAGACCGAAATGGTTTATCGCTAAGATGCTGGAATGTAAGGAAACCACCTACACCGGACTACATCGATGTTGTCTACCAAGATgaaaactttgcatttatcaatgaaattttc ATCGATGAAGCAGGCTTCCTGTGGGCACTTAGCAATAGAAAtcctttcttcttcaaaaacgGCTTTGACACAAGCCAGGTTAACGTGAGGCTCTACAGAGTTCATGTTAACAAAGCCATCGAGAGTACTCTGTGTGCcaatgatgaaaatgaatacAAGGAAGAAGGAATCTTTGACTATTACAAAACTGCTGAAGACTTTATTGCCGGACTttaa